One region of Salinibacterium sp. TMP30 genomic DNA includes:
- the rpsS gene encoding 30S ribosomal protein S19, with the protein MPRSLKKGPFVDDHLLQKVVKANEAKSKNVIKTWSRRSMIVPAMLGHTIAVHDGRKHIPVFITETMVGHKLGEFSPTRTFRGHVKDDKKGRRR; encoded by the coding sequence ATGCCACGCAGTCTGAAGAAGGGCCCCTTCGTCGACGACCACCTCCTACAAAAGGTTGTCAAGGCGAACGAAGCCAAGAGCAAGAACGTAATCAAGACCTGGTCGCGCCGCTCAATGATCGTTCCAGCAATGCTGGGCCACACGATCGCGGTGCACGATGGTCGCAAGCACATTCCGGTGTTCATCACCGAAACCATGGTTGGGCACAAGCTCGGCGAGTTTTCGCCCACCCGTACCTTCCGTGGACACGTGAAGGACGACAAGAAGGGTCGCCGCCGCTAA
- the rpsJ gene encoding 30S ribosomal protein S10, translating into MAGQKIRIRLKSYDHEVIDSSARKIVDTVTRAGATVVGPVPLPTEKNVIAVIRSPHKYKDSFEHFEKRTHKRLIDIIDPTPKAVDSLMRLDLPADVNIEIKL; encoded by the coding sequence ATGGCGGGACAGAAGATCCGCATTCGACTTAAGTCGTACGACCACGAGGTCATCGACTCGTCGGCACGCAAAATCGTTGACACGGTTACCCGCGCGGGTGCCACGGTAGTAGGCCCAGTGCCGCTGCCCACAGAGAAGAATGTGATTGCGGTTATCCGCTCTCCCCACAAGTACAAGGACAGCTTCGAGCACTTCGAGAAGCGCACCCACAAGCGGCTCATCGACATCATCGACCCGACGCCCAAGGCTGTGGATTCGCTTATGCGTCTCGACTTGCCGGCCGACGTCAACATCGAGATCAAGCTTTAG
- the rplV gene encoding 50S ribosomal protein L22 — protein sequence MVESIARVRHIRVTPMKARRVVNMIRGKQAQEALAILKFAPQGASEPVYKLVASAIANARVKADASNSFLDEQDLIISKAFVDDGATLKRFQPRAQGRAFQILKRTSHITIVLATPDHVVEAKADKAGKK from the coding sequence ATGGTGGAGTCGATCGCACGCGTGCGTCACATCCGCGTGACCCCCATGAAGGCTCGTCGCGTTGTCAACATGATCCGCGGCAAGCAAGCACAAGAAGCATTGGCAATTTTGAAGTTCGCACCCCAGGGCGCGAGCGAGCCGGTGTACAAGCTGGTTGCGTCTGCAATCGCCAACGCGCGAGTCAAAGCAGATGCTTCGAACAGCTTCTTGGACGAACAGGATCTGATCATCTCGAAGGCGTTTGTCGATGATGGAGCCACGTTGAAGCGTTTCCAGCCGCGTGCCCAGGGCCGTGCGTTCCAGATTCTGAAGCGCACTAGCCACATCACGATTGTTCTGGCCACGCCAGACCACGTCGTTGAAGCCAAGGCCGACAAGGCAGGGAAGAAGTAA
- the rplW gene encoding 50S ribosomal protein L23 yields the protein MTVTYKDPRDIIIAPVVSEKSYNLIDMGKYTFEVDPRANKTEIKLAIEKIFSVKVDSVNTLNRTGKTRRTRFGMGKRKDTKRAIVTLKSGSIDIFTAVG from the coding sequence ATGACCGTCACGTACAAGGACCCACGCGACATCATCATCGCTCCCGTGGTTTCCGAGAAGAGCTACAACCTCATTGATATGGGAAAGTACACCTTCGAGGTAGACCCCCGTGCGAACAAGACCGAGATCAAGCTCGCAATTGAGAAGATCTTCAGCGTCAAGGTCGACTCAGTCAACACGTTGAACCGCACGGGCAAGACCCGTCGCACGCGGTTCGGTATGGGCAAGCGCAAGGACACCAAGCGCGCCATCGTCACGCTCAAGTCCGGTTCTATCGACATCTTCACCGCTGTCGGCTAA
- the rplC gene encoding 50S ribosomal protein L3, with product MSITKTTKGLLGKKLGMTQVWDENNKLVPVTVVEITPNVVTQLRSPEVDGYSAVQIAYGQIDPRKVNKPLTGHFDKAGVTPRRHITEIRTPDAAEYAVGQELTVDIFTPGSKVDVVGTSKGKGFAGVMKRHNFKGVSASHGSHRNHRKPGSIGASSTPSRVFKGMRMAGRMGGDRVTVMNLAVHAIDLEKGLVLIKGAVPGARGRIVFVRNAVKGA from the coding sequence ATGTCTATAACTAAGACGACTAAGGGTCTGCTGGGCAAGAAGCTCGGCATGACTCAGGTTTGGGACGAGAACAACAAGCTCGTTCCCGTGACCGTTGTCGAGATCACCCCGAACGTGGTTACGCAGCTGCGTAGCCCCGAGGTTGATGGATACAGCGCAGTCCAGATCGCGTACGGCCAGATTGACCCTCGTAAGGTCAACAAGCCGCTCACCGGTCACTTCGACAAGGCAGGCGTAACGCCTCGCCGTCACATCACCGAGATTCGCACCCCTGACGCCGCAGAGTACGCAGTCGGCCAGGAGCTTACGGTCGACATCTTCACCCCCGGCTCGAAGGTCGACGTTGTCGGCACGAGCAAGGGTAAAGGGTTCGCTGGTGTTATGAAGCGACACAACTTCAAGGGTGTTTCTGCGAGCCACGGTTCGCACCGTAACCACCGCAAGCCTGGTTCCATTGGTGCCTCGTCGACCCCCAGCCGTGTCTTCAAGGGCATGCGCATGGCCGGTCGTATGGGTGGTGACCGTGTAACGGTCATGAACCTCGCCGTCCACGCGATCGACCTTGAGAAGGGACTCGTGCTCATCAAGGGCGCCGTTCCCGGAGCTCGCGGCCGCATCGTCTTCGTCCGCAACGCAGTGAAGGGGGCGTAG
- a CDS encoding IclR family transcriptional regulator: MSDIPAARNTMSVLRHLASRPGPVRASSLARELELPRSSIYQLLAVMIDEGFVVHYPEDRTYGLSALVSEIGTSALRSERLSRLATSLMHNLASAAPIPVVAHLAVLSGPEVSYAARVQGSRAPTTVSAVGVRLPAHLTATGRAMLAQLTAAQVRAIYPSRSALTRRQSAGPQTLPELTQLLATTRERGWAIEIGDVTADYASVGAAAFDRNGYPSAAIGLTFRTDAVANNWDELGAATVAAARALTARLTGRAS, translated from the coding sequence TTGTCCGACATACCAGCGGCACGCAACACCATGTCAGTGCTGCGGCACCTTGCCTCTCGACCGGGACCGGTGAGGGCCTCGAGCCTCGCACGCGAACTAGAACTGCCCCGGTCATCCATCTATCAACTGCTTGCCGTCATGATCGACGAAGGTTTCGTCGTGCACTATCCCGAAGATCGAACCTATGGCCTCAGCGCACTCGTCTCAGAAATCGGCACTTCAGCTTTGCGCAGCGAACGACTTTCTCGCCTCGCCACATCGCTCATGCATAATCTCGCGAGCGCAGCGCCGATTCCTGTTGTGGCGCACCTCGCGGTTCTCAGCGGCCCCGAAGTCAGTTATGCGGCACGGGTACAAGGCTCACGCGCCCCCACCACCGTGTCTGCGGTTGGCGTGCGCCTACCAGCACACCTCACAGCAACCGGACGTGCGATGCTCGCTCAACTCACGGCGGCGCAAGTTCGGGCCATCTACCCTTCGCGCAGCGCCCTCACGCGTCGCCAATCCGCCGGGCCACAGACTTTGCCAGAACTCACCCAACTGCTCGCCACCACACGGGAACGTGGCTGGGCTATCGAGATTGGTGACGTTACCGCAGATTATGCCTCCGTCGGTGCGGCAGCCTTTGATCGCAATGGCTACCCCTCCGCCGCAATCGGACTCACCTTTCGAACGGATGCCGTAGCCAACAACTGGGATGAGCTGGGCGCCGCCACAGTGGCCGCTGCCCGCGCGCTCACCGCTCGCCTCACGGGCCGGGCTAGTTAG
- the rplB gene encoding 50S ribosomal protein L2 — translation MAIRKYKPTTPGRRGSSVADFAEITRSTPEKSLLRPLPKTGGRNNAGRITSRHVGGGHKRQYRVIDFKRNDKDGVNARVAEIEYDPNRTARIALLHFVDGSKRYIIAPNKLKQGDVIESGAGADIKPGNNLPMKNIPVGTVIHMIELRPGGGAKMARSAGASVRLVAKEGPYAQLRLPSGEIRNVDVRCRATIGEVGNAEQSNINWGKAGRMRWKGVRPTVRGVAMNPVDHPHGGGEGKTSGGRHPVSPWGQAEGRTRKRKLPSDQLIVRRRNAGKKRK, via the coding sequence ATGGCTATTCGCAAGTACAAGCCCACGACGCCTGGTCGTCGTGGCTCCTCGGTTGCAGACTTTGCTGAGATCACCCGTTCGACCCCAGAGAAGTCGCTACTGCGCCCTCTGCCGAAGACTGGTGGCCGTAACAACGCAGGTCGCATCACGAGCCGTCACGTTGGTGGTGGCCACAAGCGCCAGTACCGCGTCATCGACTTCAAGCGCAACGACAAAGATGGCGTAAATGCCCGCGTTGCCGAGATCGAGTACGATCCCAACCGCACCGCACGTATCGCTCTGCTTCACTTTGTTGATGGCAGCAAGCGCTACATCATTGCGCCGAACAAGCTCAAGCAGGGCGACGTCATCGAGTCGGGTGCCGGTGCTGACATCAAGCCAGGCAACAACCTGCCGATGAAGAACATCCCCGTCGGTACGGTCATTCACATGATCGAGCTGCGACCCGGTGGCGGAGCCAAGATGGCCCGTTCCGCTGGAGCATCCGTTCGACTCGTTGCAAAAGAAGGCCCTTACGCGCAGCTGCGTTTGCCTTCCGGCGAAATCCGCAACGTAGACGTTCGTTGCCGCGCAACAATCGGCGAGGTCGGCAATGCCGAGCAGTCGAACATCAACTGGGGTAAGGCCGGCCGCATGCGCTGGAAGGGTGTCCGCCCGACCGTGCGTGGTGTCGCTATGAACCCCGTCGACCACCCCCACGGTGGTGGTGAGGGTAAGACGTCCGGTGGACGTCACCCCGTTTCCCCTTGGGGCCAGGCAGAGGGGCGCACTCGTAAGCGCAAACTGCCTAGTGACCAGCTCATCGTTCGCCGCCGCAATGCCGGCAAGAAGCGCAAGTAG
- the hutI gene encoding imidazolonepropionase: MTSTVVDNIGVLLTHDPEQPELANAAVVFENGRVAWWGASADAPSADVRVDANGGCVLPGFVDSHSHVLFAGDRSDEFEARMAGRRYEAGGIRRTVALSREASDEQLVDNAAALVEEMHHQGTTTVEIKSGYGLSVHDEARMLRLASTLTSETTFLGAHVVPEEFVEDRAAYVRLVMGEMLDACAPHSRWIDVFCDDGAFTEEETRAIIGAGQARGLGARLHGAQLRESGAVQLAVELGAASVDHCTYLSDSDVDALAASSTVAGLLPGVEFSTKHPFVDARRLLDAGVTVALASDCNPGSSFTSSIPFCIALAVRDMGMTTLEAVTAATLGGARSLRLNDVGHLRVGARANAQILDAPHYRHLAYRPGVPLVTSVFQDGVLDVVKHPH, translated from the coding sequence ATGACGAGCACTGTTGTCGACAACATTGGCGTCTTGCTCACGCACGATCCTGAGCAGCCGGAGTTGGCTAACGCGGCGGTCGTTTTCGAGAATGGTCGCGTCGCATGGTGGGGCGCATCGGCAGATGCACCGAGCGCGGATGTTCGGGTAGATGCCAACGGGGGTTGTGTACTGCCGGGTTTTGTCGATAGCCACAGTCATGTGCTGTTTGCGGGCGATCGCTCAGATGAGTTTGAGGCGCGCATGGCGGGCCGCCGGTATGAGGCTGGCGGGATCCGCCGCACCGTTGCGCTCTCGCGCGAGGCCAGCGATGAACAACTTGTGGACAATGCTGCAGCGTTGGTCGAGGAGATGCACCACCAGGGCACGACAACGGTGGAGATTAAAAGTGGCTATGGGTTGAGCGTTCACGACGAAGCACGGATGCTGCGGTTGGCCTCCACTCTCACGTCGGAGACAACGTTCTTGGGTGCGCACGTTGTTCCCGAGGAGTTTGTCGAAGACAGGGCAGCGTATGTTCGCCTTGTCATGGGGGAGATGCTCGACGCGTGTGCGCCCCACTCCCGTTGGATTGATGTTTTTTGTGATGACGGTGCATTCACCGAGGAGGAGACGCGCGCGATAATCGGTGCAGGGCAGGCCCGAGGTCTGGGAGCTCGCCTGCATGGAGCCCAATTGCGTGAGTCTGGCGCGGTTCAACTCGCTGTTGAGCTGGGTGCGGCAAGCGTCGACCACTGCACTTATCTCAGCGATTCCGACGTGGATGCCCTCGCCGCCAGCAGCACGGTCGCTGGCCTACTGCCAGGGGTGGAGTTCTCCACGAAACACCCGTTCGTGGATGCACGGCGACTCCTCGATGCGGGCGTAACGGTAGCGCTGGCCAGCGATTGCAATCCAGGCTCGAGCTTCACGTCATCCATCCCGTTCTGTATCGCCCTTGCGGTGCGTGACATGGGGATGACAACCCTCGAGGCGGTCACCGCGGCAACTCTGGGAGGAGCTCGTTCATTGCGCCTGAACGACGTCGGCCATTTGCGAGTTGGCGCCCGCGCAAACGCCCAGATCTTGGATGCCCCACACTATCGTCATCTGGCCTACCGGCCCGGTGTTCCCTTGGTCACGAGCGTGTTTCAGGATGGCGTACTCGACGTCGTGAAGCACCCTCACTAA
- a CDS encoding arginase family protein, whose product MLNSDPLWPRAGDWPSPVAEEWADVALIGMPTSRTSLSPTQAHTTPSAVREIIRRYAALTDLRIVDAGNVREPDLNEQGAIDSVAALRAELVIALGGDNAATVSTALGRWGTAIGTAGLITLDAHHDLRDGVTNGSPVRRLLEAGLDGRRVVQIGIEPLANSLAYAERARDAGITVITRDELRVRSMEDVMAQALEIAGAGDGPIHVDLDVDVCDRSVAPGCPASLPGGISALELRIAARVAGAHPAVSSIDIVEVDAAADSADERTVRLVALCVLEAISGAALR is encoded by the coding sequence ATGCTCAACTCTGATCCACTGTGGCCGCGTGCGGGGGATTGGCCGTCTCCGGTTGCTGAGGAGTGGGCGGATGTCGCGCTCATTGGCATGCCGACGTCGCGCACGTCTCTCTCGCCAACGCAGGCGCACACTACCCCCAGCGCTGTTCGCGAGATAATTCGTCGCTATGCCGCACTGACCGATCTTCGGATCGTCGACGCGGGCAATGTGCGTGAACCCGATCTGAATGAGCAGGGTGCGATCGACTCGGTCGCTGCGCTGCGTGCTGAGCTAGTAATTGCGTTGGGTGGCGACAATGCGGCAACTGTTTCGACAGCGTTGGGACGCTGGGGGACGGCGATCGGCACCGCGGGGCTCATTACGCTCGATGCTCACCATGATTTGCGCGACGGAGTCACAAACGGTTCTCCGGTCCGGCGCCTTCTGGAAGCAGGTCTCGATGGCCGCCGGGTGGTGCAGATCGGGATCGAACCCCTCGCCAACTCTCTGGCGTATGCGGAGCGTGCGCGGGATGCCGGAATCACCGTCATTACGCGCGATGAGCTTCGGGTGCGTTCAATGGAAGACGTGATGGCGCAAGCCTTAGAGATTGCTGGCGCCGGCGACGGCCCGATCCATGTGGACCTTGATGTGGATGTGTGCGACCGCTCGGTTGCCCCAGGGTGTCCGGCATCGCTTCCTGGTGGCATCTCGGCTCTAGAGTTGCGCATTGCGGCTCGGGTCGCCGGAGCACATCCGGCAGTGTCATCGATCGACATCGTTGAGGTGGATGCCGCAGCTGACTCCGCAGATGAACGTACCGTTCGCTTGGTTGCGCTGTGCGTTCTCGAGGCCATCTCGGGCGCTGCGTTGCGATGA
- the rplD gene encoding 50S ribosomal protein L4, giving the protein MATSIDVIDAKGKKVDSVELPAEIFDVQTNVPLIHQVVVAQRAAARQGTHNTLRRGEVSGSGRKPFKQKGTGRARQGSIRAPQMKGGGIVHGPHPRDYAQRTPKKMIAAALRGALSDRARGERIHVIDALSVDNKPSTRTVSALLTSIAPSKNVLVVLQRDDANSLKSIRNLDTVHVLSYDQLNAYDVVVSDDIVFSKGAFDAFVAFNTKSSNKEEVGA; this is encoded by the coding sequence ATGGCTACCTCCATCGACGTCATCGACGCCAAGGGCAAGAAGGTCGACAGTGTCGAACTGCCTGCTGAGATCTTCGACGTGCAGACCAACGTTCCGCTCATCCACCAGGTTGTTGTCGCTCAGCGTGCAGCAGCACGTCAGGGTACGCACAACACCCTGCGTCGTGGTGAAGTTTCGGGTTCAGGTCGCAAGCCGTTCAAGCAGAAGGGAACCGGTCGCGCTCGTCAGGGCTCGATCCGCGCTCCTCAGATGAAGGGTGGTGGCATCGTTCACGGTCCACACCCCCGTGACTACGCACAGCGCACCCCCAAGAAGATGATTGCTGCTGCCCTTCGCGGCGCATTGTCCGACCGGGCTCGCGGTGAGCGCATTCACGTAATCGACGCGCTGTCTGTCGACAACAAGCCTTCGACGAGGACTGTCTCGGCTCTGCTTACGAGCATTGCGCCGAGCAAGAACGTTCTCGTTGTGCTTCAGCGCGACGACGCGAACAGCCTCAAGAGCATTCGTAACCTCGACACGGTTCACGTTCTGTCCTACGACCAGCTCAACGCCTACGACGTTGTCGTCAGCGACGACATCGTGTTCAGCAAGGGCGCATTCGACGCGTTCGTTGCGTTCAACACCAAGTCTTCGAATAAGGAAGAGGTCGGCGCATGA
- the hutU gene encoding urocanate hydratase: MITAHRGSTLNTLGWGQEGALRMLQNNLDPEVAEHPEDLVVYGGTGKAARDWPSYHAIVRSLTTLKGDETLLVQSGKPVGVMQTHEWAPRVLLANSNLVGDWANWDEFRRLEQLGLTMYGQMTAGSWIYIGTQGILQGTYETFSAVAAKRFGGTLAGTITLTAGLGGMGGAQPLAVTMNDGVAICIDVDQSRITRRIDLGYLDVEAKSLAHAVELAVAARDAKKPLSIGVLANAAAAVPELLAMGAPIDIVTDQTSAHDPLAYLPLGVDFDDWESARRDPGFAQRARESMAIHVEGMVGFQQLGAEVFDYGNNIRTEALAAGFANAFAFPGFVPAYIRPLFAEGKGPFRWAALSGEASDIHKTDTAILELFPENESLARWIKLAGERVHFQGLPARICWLGYGERDKAGLLFNEMVSSGELAAPLAIGRDHLDSGSVASPYRETEAMKDGSDAIADWPLLNALVNTSSGATWVSIHHGGGVGIGRSIHAGQVTVADGTDLAAQKLERVLTNDPGMGVIRHVDAGYDEAIAVAENLGVRIPMTEGDNAQL; encoded by the coding sequence ATGATTACCGCACACCGTGGAAGCACTCTCAATACTTTGGGCTGGGGGCAGGAAGGCGCTCTGCGCATGCTGCAAAATAACCTCGATCCTGAGGTTGCCGAGCATCCAGAGGACCTCGTTGTTTATGGCGGCACGGGTAAAGCTGCGCGAGATTGGCCGAGCTATCACGCCATTGTGCGGTCGCTGACAACGCTCAAGGGTGATGAAACCCTGCTGGTTCAGTCGGGCAAACCGGTCGGCGTGATGCAGACCCACGAGTGGGCGCCCCGTGTGTTGCTCGCCAACTCGAACCTAGTTGGCGACTGGGCAAACTGGGATGAGTTCCGCCGGCTCGAACAGCTCGGCCTCACGATGTATGGCCAAATGACTGCCGGCTCATGGATCTATATCGGCACCCAGGGAATCTTGCAGGGCACCTACGAAACCTTCTCTGCAGTCGCGGCGAAACGCTTCGGAGGAACACTCGCGGGCACCATCACTCTCACGGCTGGTCTTGGAGGCATGGGTGGCGCTCAGCCGCTCGCCGTAACCATGAACGACGGTGTAGCGATTTGCATCGACGTGGATCAGAGCCGCATCACTCGCCGCATCGACCTCGGCTACCTCGATGTTGAAGCGAAGTCGCTTGCGCACGCGGTCGAACTGGCAGTTGCCGCACGAGACGCCAAGAAGCCGCTCTCGATCGGTGTACTGGCAAACGCTGCTGCCGCCGTTCCCGAGTTGCTGGCGATGGGGGCACCCATTGATATCGTCACCGATCAGACCAGCGCCCATGACCCGCTGGCGTACCTGCCGCTCGGCGTGGATTTCGACGACTGGGAGAGCGCTCGGCGCGATCCCGGTTTTGCTCAGCGCGCGCGGGAATCGATGGCCATTCACGTTGAGGGAATGGTGGGATTTCAGCAGCTGGGGGCCGAGGTTTTCGACTACGGCAACAACATCCGCACCGAAGCACTCGCGGCGGGCTTTGCTAACGCGTTTGCGTTTCCGGGTTTTGTTCCGGCCTACATCCGTCCACTGTTTGCTGAGGGCAAGGGGCCATTCCGTTGGGCGGCTCTGAGTGGCGAGGCGAGCGACATCCACAAGACTGACACAGCGATTCTCGAGCTGTTTCCCGAAAACGAGTCGCTCGCACGGTGGATCAAACTTGCCGGGGAGCGCGTGCACTTTCAGGGGCTTCCTGCGCGCATTTGCTGGCTCGGCTATGGCGAACGCGACAAGGCCGGTCTGCTGTTCAATGAGATGGTGTCCTCGGGGGAGCTGGCCGCACCGTTGGCTATTGGTCGCGACCACCTCGATAGTGGTTCGGTGGCGTCACCCTATCGCGAGACTGAGGCCATGAAAGATGGCTCTGATGCAATCGCTGACTGGCCGCTGCTGAATGCACTCGTCAACACGTCGTCGGGTGCAACCTGGGTGTCAATTCACCACGGTGGTGGTGTCGGTATTGGTCGCTCGATCCATGCTGGACAGGTGACGGTTGCTGATGGAACCGACCTGGCGGCGCAGAAACTTGAGCGAGTGCTCACGAATGATCCGGGCATGGGGGTGATTCGTCACGTCGATGCTGGCTACGATGAGGCCATCGCCGTTGCCGAAAATCTTGGCGTGCGCATCCCGATGACGGAAGGTGACAATGCTCAACTCTGA
- the hutH gene encoding histidine ammonia-lyase, which produces MNPAADTAVTIGVGPLSIHDVVAVARHGAPVQLDPAAYDAISASRAVIEALAHDVRPHYGVSTGFGALATKHIAPEQRAQLQRSLVRSHAASSGAEINTEVVRAAMLLRLSTMATGRTGVRPVVAETYAALLNAGITPIVGEYGSLGCSGDLAPLAHCALATMGEGDVRVAGELLPASAALRAAGIEPVVLHEKEGLALINGTDGMLGMLSLAITDLQALLTTADLAAALSVEGLAGTDRVFAEDLQQLRPHPGQAHSAANMRAVLRGSGTIAAHVSNGFTRVQDAYSLRCAPQVHGAARDTVEHTTMVATRELASAIDNPVVTLDGRLESNGNFHGAPVGYALDFLAIVTADVASMSERRTDRFLDSNRNGGLNAFLAGDPGVDSGHMIAQYTQAGIVTELKRLAAPASVDSIPTSAMQEDHVSMGWSAGLKLRRSIDGLSRVLAIELLTAARGIEMRGEAPSPVSAAVISSIRERVPGVGPDRYLAPDIAASVDLVQSGALLAAARSVTDLH; this is translated from the coding sequence ATGAATCCTGCCGCAGATACAGCCGTCACCATCGGCGTAGGTCCCTTGAGCATCCACGACGTTGTTGCAGTGGCCCGACACGGTGCGCCAGTCCAACTCGACCCCGCCGCCTACGACGCGATCTCCGCATCCCGGGCAGTGATTGAAGCACTAGCCCACGACGTGCGACCTCACTACGGTGTCTCCACCGGTTTCGGGGCCCTCGCGACCAAACACATCGCCCCCGAACAACGTGCGCAACTTCAGCGGTCGCTCGTGCGCAGCCATGCGGCCAGCTCGGGCGCAGAAATCAACACTGAGGTGGTTCGCGCAGCCATGCTTCTTCGACTGTCGACAATGGCGACAGGGCGCACCGGAGTCCGGCCCGTCGTTGCCGAAACCTATGCTGCGCTGCTCAACGCCGGAATCACCCCGATCGTCGGCGAGTATGGCAGTCTCGGCTGCTCCGGCGATCTCGCGCCACTCGCGCACTGTGCGCTAGCAACAATGGGTGAAGGAGACGTGCGGGTCGCAGGCGAACTGCTCCCGGCATCCGCAGCGCTCCGGGCAGCGGGCATCGAGCCCGTTGTGCTGCACGAAAAAGAAGGCCTCGCGCTGATCAATGGCACTGACGGGATGCTCGGAATGCTGTCACTCGCGATCACCGATCTTCAGGCGCTGCTCACGACGGCAGACCTTGCCGCAGCGCTCAGTGTTGAAGGCCTTGCCGGCACAGACCGCGTATTCGCCGAGGATCTGCAACAGCTTCGACCCCACCCCGGCCAGGCCCACTCGGCAGCAAACATGCGCGCGGTCCTCAGGGGTTCGGGAACGATCGCAGCACACGTAAGCAACGGTTTCACGAGAGTGCAAGATGCGTACTCGCTGCGGTGCGCGCCCCAAGTGCACGGGGCTGCTCGCGACACCGTCGAGCACACCACCATGGTTGCTACGCGCGAACTGGCGAGTGCGATCGACAATCCGGTCGTCACGCTCGACGGCCGCCTCGAGTCCAATGGAAACTTTCACGGGGCCCCGGTTGGCTACGCCCTCGACTTTCTCGCTATCGTCACCGCCGATGTCGCCAGCATGAGCGAACGCCGCACCGACCGTTTTCTTGATAGCAACCGAAACGGCGGGCTCAATGCGTTCCTCGCTGGCGACCCCGGGGTCGACTCTGGACACATGATCGCGCAGTACACGCAGGCGGGGATTGTCACTGAGCTCAAGCGGCTGGCGGCTCCGGCATCCGTCGATTCAATACCGACGAGTGCAATGCAAGAAGATCACGTGTCGATGGGGTGGAGTGCCGGGCTCAAACTTCGCCGCAGCATCGATGGACTCTCTCGTGTGCTCGCAATCGAGTTACTCACCGCCGCGCGAGGCATCGAAATGCGGGGAGAGGCACCGTCGCCCGTATCTGCCGCCGTCATCAGTTCCATTCGGGAGCGGGTGCCCGGCGTGGGCCCCGACCGCTACTTGGCGCCAGACATCGCCGCGAGCGTCGACCTTGTTCAGTCGGGTGCCCTACTGGCCGCAGCCCGATCCGTTACCGATCTTCACTAG